The following nucleotide sequence is from Calonectris borealis chromosome 5, bCalBor7.hap1.2, whole genome shotgun sequence.
CAGCATGAGGAAAGGGAGGATCAGCTGCGAGACGATGAGATTGCCAGCGGGGGAACGGACTCTCCCTCCCAGTCCTGTGAGTTTACCGACAGCGGTTCCTCTAGGGGTGATTCGAAGTCTGAGTTGGTTACAGGTAAGGTGGTAAGGAGCAGTAGAGATGAGAGCGATATGGACTCCGACGATGAAGTTATAACACTGTGCACAAgttctagaaaaagaaacaagcccAAATGGGAAACGGATGATGAGCTGCTACGGATGGAAACGCCTCCGAAATACCATACGCAGATTGATTATGTCCACTGCCTAGTCCCAGACCTTCTCCAGATCAATAACAATCCCTGCTACTGGGGAGTCATGGATAAATATGCAGCTGAGGCGCTGCTAGAAGGAAAGCCAGAGGGAACGTTTTTGTTACGGGATTCTGCCCAAGAAGACTATTTGTTTTCTGTGAGCTTCAGGCGCTACAGTCGTTCCCTCCACGCGCGGATAGAGCAGTGGAATCACAACTTCAGCTTTGATGCCCATGATCCTTGTGTCTTCCATTCTCCTGACATCACGGGACTCCTAGAGCACTACAAAGATCCGAGTTCCTGTATGTTCTTTGAACCGCTTTTATCCACTCCGCTaaacaggacttttcctttttctcttcaacaTATATGTAGAACAGTTATTTGCAACTGTACAACTTACGATGGTATTGACGCACTTCCCATTCCTCCGTCGGTGAAGCTGTATCTGAAGGAATATCATTATAAGTCGAAAGTTAGAGTACTCAGGATTGATGTACCAGAGCAGCAaagctagaaaatatttttatgaaagaaTGCAATTGGCTCTAAACAGACAAATAGTATCTTCAGTCTTTCTTCCTTCtagggatttttttaatagcaatttaatttttttcttctttttctgcagattATTTACCACCCAAACTAGCCTCTGTCTAAGGCTTCTTTATCTCAATGTACTTTGAGTCTTCCCAGCCCTCTTTTTTAGAAATGATATTCGTTGTGGGCTTTTGGTACTGTTCCCAAACTAGGGTTTTACGGAATTTCAGGTAGGCTTTCTGGTATTTCTATAGATGGATAGTCTTTAGAtctaaaaaaccctaaaaatcagttttgaactTGATCTGTCTTTTATATTGTAATTTACATATGTTGCTGACATGTTTGAAATAATGCACTGTTAACTAAAGATTGACTCAtctgtattttctgcatttcttttaaaatgagtgCTCTAgcctctgtgtgtatgtatgtatgtctgtCCGTATCTAATACAGTAAATTCATCAGTCTATTTCTAACATTACTATTCCTAGCAAAATGAAGTTTGAAAGAGGATATGatctttctataaatacattagggACTAAACactggggaggggaaaaacaatTCACGTTAAGGGCAACCCTCAGTAGAGGAACAAACACGTATAAACTGGTCGTGAAAAGATTTTGATTGGAAAAGAGGAAGGCTCGTAATCGTCAGAGCAGCGGGGTTCTGGAACAGCTTTTCGTTTTGTATAATAGCAGTGAAAAGCAAACTACTCATAAACTGGGATTTGATCAGTGTCTGGAAGGGATAATGATATAGTTACTTACGATAGATGGGACTTGGACTTGGTAACTCTATTTCTATGTTACTATTTCATTATATGAAATACCCAGTTTTCACTGtaggagctgctgcttctgaaatgaCAAGGCACGGAGTGGGAAGGTGAGAATGAAGATATTTCCTTAAAAATCTGCCTATTAAACTATCTGGTCTTGCATGGTTGATCCTGAGGTGATAATGAGTAACTTTCTTTCTTTGTTAGtaggagggttgtttttttaataagtatagttttttaaaaaaaaaaaaagtctgcagatTTTTCTTGCAATGTGAAGCATTTGGTTGAATGGCCTCCTGCCAAATTCCATGTACGAGAAAACCATGCATGGATAATGCTCCTAAAAGCTTTACTTACATTACATGGATAGGCAGATCTGCTGCTGAATTATTGGTGAAATCCCAGTGAGACTCAGTGGATCTGGGTTCGGGCAAGAAACTCTATTGCTTTCCAGGCTGGCCTCGGGGTGCTGCTccaggaggagcaggagtgaCCTGCAGTTCTGTTGTCTTCGCTTGTATGTGCTTTATCTCCTCTCGCAAAACTGGGCCCAGAACCACTCTGCCAAAAGTATGCGAGATGATGTAATTGTAACTACAACAACCGCACTGTTTCCTCTTCTTTGATCGCAGCGAGCATTTGTATCCTCTTGAAATGCTTTTGAAACTGAGACCCCAAGCCTGCACATTACAAATGTGTTTAATTTCATGCATGCAAAAGATCTTATCAAAAATCAGCAATTACCCGTGTGTGTGAGGTTATGCATGTGTGCAGGCTAGAAGCGGCAGAGCACAGTGCTGTAGAGTCTCGCTCCCAGATTGTAGACTAAGACTAAGCAATATTTCTATTTGAATCTTTTAATTTCACCTTGTACAGAATCCTACGGATTTGCGGACATCAAATCCATCCTGCAAGCTGGGTACTCAGGAGTTACCAGGGAAGCTTTGCCACGCAGCTCCACTGGGGACCTGCTACCCTGCTCTTGCCCCCCCCAAGCAGAGAATAGCCTTTCCACTAAACTGCTGTCACTGTGATGATATAAACAGATTTCCAGGGACATCTGCTTAGAGACCAGCCCGtttgttttcactgtgttttaAATAGGTTTTGAACCAAAGTCTCCAGGGAGAAAATGCTAACACATCAATCTATCGCATTGCACATGGATGAATACGCTACAGGACAAACTCTCAGCTGCTATAAATCAGCGTGGCTTTATTGATACGCTTATAACAGCTTATACCAGCTGAGATTCTCCCTCCTCCATATGCAAATCATAATTGTATGACTGATGTCAGAAAAATTaccctttttttctgtaatctttTCCTTGTGCTGCTTCCATTCAACTGGCATTGCCTTTTGCATAAACTGTATTTTATCAAGGACAGCTTCATACTAGTAATCTATTTTTCCCTCTATCTATCACTGCCATTTTCCAAATACAAAgtgagggagcagcagggatCATCTTTGCTCTGCTCTTTTACGCTGTGCCCGTTGTGGTGGAATGGTGGCCTGTGACTTGCGTGGCTGCAGTACGAAGTAATAGTATCTGGTTCAAAATCTGACTTCACAGAGTGACGTCAGAGATATCTGCAGTCTGCTTGATTAAAATTCTCTTTCAGAAACTCTTAATTAGGGCAAAAAGCTCATAATTTTAGATAGAgattagtattattattactttcatcGCAAGACCACAGAAAATAGATTTCGACCAAAAGTTGTACTTGCTTTGGAAGTTAGCGAAGGCCACCATCTCTTTCAAAATCAGCAAGATTTTGTCCCTGCAAAATGAAAGGCCATGAAAGAACCTTTTTTGTGGTATAGTTCCCCAACGCGCTGTGTTTTCAGTGTCGTTCTGTATGCAGCCTACATTGTTTTGACATTTGTTGATGTATCACTTACCCCAAAAATGTCTTGAGCACTCCAATTTTAGGAGACCTATATAATACCGCAGTCGGGGGAAGAAGGTGCGGCACATAAAAATAGTGCCTTTGGACTGTGGGCCAGTTAATTGCATTTATTTAGAGAAATCATATGTAGAAAATACTGATGAATGGGTTTTTGTGGAAGTTCACcctattttttcttgttttatttgtccagatcattgataaccTGTGTGACATTTGTACCTAATGACAGTGAGTTGTGTATACATGTGCAGTCTGTGAGAGAAAGATCCATTTCATGAAGTATACATTTTTTTATGAAACGTGAGAACTCAAAAGGTCTCTTTTGCTTAAATCCATGtacccttttttctcttttttctctttttttttataagctttGTAGAAATTAACTGGTTTTACAATATGCCAAGAATTGTCATCCTAAAGTTTTCTTCCCGCTGCTGTCA
It contains:
- the SOCS4 gene encoding suppressor of cytokine signaling 4, which gives rise to MAENKDSNIKNADVRPKSSRSRSADRKDGYVWSGKKLSWSKKSEHCSDAETASAAGRSGTNLRSQERKYSCSSIELDLDRSCGHRFLGRSLKQKLQDAVGQCFPIKNCSSRHASGLPSKRKIHISELMLDKCPFPPRSELAFRWHLIKRHTAPISPKVEDWIIADLSQHEEREDQLRDDEIASGGTDSPSQSCEFTDSGSSRGDSKSELVTGKVVRSSRDESDMDSDDEVITLCTSSRKRNKPKWETDDELLRMETPPKYHTQIDYVHCLVPDLLQINNNPCYWGVMDKYAAEALLEGKPEGTFLLRDSAQEDYLFSVSFRRYSRSLHARIEQWNHNFSFDAHDPCVFHSPDITGLLEHYKDPSSCMFFEPLLSTPLNRTFPFSLQHICRTVICNCTTYDGIDALPIPPSVKLYLKEYHYKSKVRVLRIDVPEQQS